ATAGTAATCAGTGAGAGTCGCCGTACATCAGGCTTAACATGGTGCTCATCCTGTATGCTCATCCAACTTAGCCTGTTAGTAACAACTGTCCAAGCCCTCACTGTTCCACACTGATCTGGAATGTTACATTTCTTACTATTTCCAGGCGATGGAACTGCTGTAGCACTCTACGCCTTGAATGCTGGCATTCTTGCTGTAAAATGCCATGTAATGATATAGATTAGGCTAGAAGAACTTGGGCGAAGTCTTTCACATTTCTGGCAGAATAAAATATCGCATCATATAATATCACAACTCACAAGTAACAGGATATTAAAAAGTCCAAACTTTAGTGTTCCTTTAGTTCATCACAGTTACAGTCTGAGTGCATTTCAGTATCTGAAATATTGAATTACAATCCTGTTTCAGGAAAGACTCTATGGCTCAGGATACCCAGCCCatttcttcttcagctccttgtCATGGAGCTAAAAAGGTAAGAGTGCCACAATCTGAGTGTATTCATGCGTAAGGGACCTACAAAGTTTTCTATTGTTAAGACTTAAGATCATGGTGCTCTCTTTGATGATGTACATAATGAAATACTATTAAGTGTGTTTTTTGTTAGAACTTGTTATGTGTTAATATTTCTGAAATGGTGGCTAGAACAATAGCAATGGTGTTCATCTTTCTGACTGCCTGCAGTGTTTTAGACAGAAGCTATCGATCTGGAAACTAGGACATCATTGAACTGTTTGAGAAAACGAGCTAGTTTATACAGCACCAATCGCTTGATCTTTAGTTTGTTTGCAATGATGTTCAGCTTTCTGACTGCTTGCGATGTTTTAAACAGAAGCGGCCCCCTCCAAGCATACCCAAGTTGCCAGAAGACTTTGTGAAGAAGCAGAGAGCATACTTTGCAGATGTGGATGCATTTGACCTGCCCGAGGAAGAGGTGTCAGAATCTGAGCTCGAGTGAAAACTGAAGCTGATCCCAGAATATATGGCCGTTTTTTCTGTACAGACGTAGTTTACTGGAATTACGCTTACAATGTAAGTTTGAGTTATGGTGGTAGCAATGTATAGCTCTCGTAACACGAGGAAGAGGCAGTGTAACCCTTTAGTGATCAGCGGTCATTGGCCCACCAACGACCCTTTTAGCATAGTAGTATGACAAATACTGAGACCTGAAACGAAGCAAGCTTTGGCTGCACGAGGAAATGAGCCAGTTACTCAGTACTGGGCACTCGATCTTTTAGCCTGTCCCGAAGCAGCTACTCTGGATTATAATCTGTGCCCATGTTTGTTCATAGTTTCTTCTTGTGTCGTCAATTCTGCCGTTGGAGCTGAACTTGGGTAAACAAAATCATTGCAAATTTAGTTGGTCTTGGTATGATATACGTGTTACATGCGATCTGTCAAGTAAAGACTGCACAGTAAACCTGCATCTTTGGCTTGGTTTTCTCAGTGACCTTACGTGATCGATCCAACAAAGAAGAATGTCGAGAAAAATAAGAGGATTTCTAGAATGTTGGATGGACCGTAACCACTGGGAAAGACATCGGCTGGCCTCTCTTCTTCGTTGATAGTCTTTGGATGCCAAATATGATAGGTGCcgccattctctgttccgtatttcttttttttttaaaatagaGGTACATAATAATAACAACAACGGATTAAAGAAGCAGCATACTCCCGAGGGAAATCCTCCAAACCAAAATATTGATAACAAAAACTGATGAGAAaacaaagaaaaggagagaTTTTAAAATCAAGCGAAGCTTCCATAGTTTGGGGGTTCTCCGGACACGAAGCATGAATTTCGGTACCATTGTAGTATCTTACTAGCTCGCTCATACTTTTTAAGAGAAGAAAGGAGCTAAAGGTGGTTCATTGCGCCCAGTTTGTTGACAAAGCAAGATTCGGCCAAATCGGAAGGGTTCACACCTGAGATAAGATAGAGCTTATGGCCAAACTGATCGATACTCAGGACTCACTGATATGCTCTGTAACAACCACTCCAACTTGGAGACGCTTTCTCTAGCTTTTCGGCGCTAAATCACCAACACTCTTGTTAATGGCTTGCTTGGCCAAGTCATTATCCACAACTCCCCACTCAGGAACATGTTCTAAATGCCTCGATTCCCTGTCGACTTTTGACATAAGTTGAACAGTACTCCCAGGTCACCAAATGAAAATTTATACTTCATACTCATGGTAATTTCGTAGTTATGCTCCAGTGTCGTTCATGATAAACCAGAGGCTCTGCAAGCTTCTAGTATTCTTTTTCTTTGTTCCCCTTTGCAGAATAATATGATGACGCCACATTTAAATGCCTGTTATTTTGTATGGATCCATCTGTATATTTGGCCAACAATTCTTCTTCGAGTTATGTTTTTTAAGTTAAATCTTCGCCTCTACCATCCATCCTTGCGGTTCCAAAGCACTGAAAAAAAAATCCCCTGAGATAATTCAGTTCCGTTTCTGTTCCCAGGCAATTTTGCTCTCACATAGCTTGCGAAACAATGTGGAAGTCAATTTCATTAGATATTTATCAACTTATATCAGGAACCAAGAAGTGCAGATGATTGCTAAACATAGTCAAACTCTTCTCAAATACGTCAATCCACAAAATACTTGGCTAAATTCTATCGTACAATAGCACCTTAGGTGAGAAACTCCGATATTAATAAAAAAAAATGAGCCAAGAACGAAAAACAAAGAATTCTCTACTATGAGCTAAAACTTGCCACCATAAAATAGATTAACATTCTCTTAACAGATCTGATCACACGGAGCATATTCAGGTTTCCAAAAATCCTTGTATGAATATTCTCTTAAATCTTCTGTCACCAGCCAAATTAGGACTAACTTTAGTTGGCATAGTAAACCACATAATATACAAGTCAATGTAGTCATGCCTGTGTCCGATCACATCTGTTAATGCAACGTGCTTTAGGAGTACAGACCACTCAACTTAGCCCGATAAAGAAAATTAAGGAATATTCAAAGCCACTAGCATAAAGTTAGAAACTTAGCATGCGAAAATATTCTGCCTATAAATATCTGCGCACATGGACACTGGCCAACACACTGCTCTAAAACCCTGAGCAAAATGGCCTCCCATAAACCCCTCGCTTGCAGTGTCTCGGCCTTCTTCTTTGCTGCAAGCTTAGTTTCATCTCAGCTTACTGCAAATTTCTATGACAAGTCATGCCCAAATGCACTGTACACCATCCAAACAGCCGTAAGATCTGCTGTGGCCAAGGAGAACCGCATGGGTGCATCATTGCTCCGCCTCCACTTCCATGACTGCTTTGTCAATGCAAGTGTCACCAAATCTGCAGATAGTTTCATACTTACATTTTCTGGATCATTAACATGGAAATGCTAAATATACAGGGTTGCGATGGCTCCGTGCTGCTTGATGACACCCCAACCTTCACAGGGGAGAAGAGCGCTGTTCCGAACAACAATTCCCTGCGTGGATTTGATGTGATCGACAGCATCAAAGCACAGATTGAGGGGATCTGCCCGCAGGTGGTATCATGCGCTGACATCCTTGCTGTTGCAGCACGCGATTCCGTTGTTGCGGTAAGCCAAAACAAAAAAAGCAACAACATCTAAAATTAGTTTAAAATATTAAATGTTGATTCTGAACCACATGCAGCAAACTACAATGAAGTGCTTGTCCGTATTTTAACTGAAATGATGATGGCAAAGTCTTTATGTTTAAGAGACTATGATAAATTGATAAACATAGACCTAAACAAAGCATCAGGAAGCACTAAACTAAACTACTAAAGTCAACACTCCATGATATCCAGAGATTACGTAGCAACTGATTGACTAAGCATATTTCATGCATTCCAACACAAACAAACAATACTAAAAGTTGACAATTTCTATTTCAGCTTGGAGGCCCTACTTGGGTTGTCAATCTGGGAAGGAGGGACTCAATGACAGCAAGCCTAGACACTGCAAACAATGACATCCCAGCACCAACCCTTGACCTCAGTGATCTTACCAAGTTGTTCTCAAACAAAGGACTGGGTACAACTGACATGATTGCACTCTCAGGTAATGAAAGACTGCAATTTTTGTCATTAACCATATGCCTGGTTCATAAATCAGTCCAAGCTAGATTTGTTCCTTGAATGCCAATAGTACTACTACTGAATAAAGACTGACATGAAACCAAAAATTACCAGGAGGGCACACCATTGGGCAAGCCAGATGTGTCAACTTCCGCGATCGCATATACAGCGAAACTAACATTGACACATCCCTTGTAACATCACTGAAATCAAATTGTCCAAAAAAGACTGGCGACAATAATATTTCCCCCCTTGATGCCTCAACACCCTATGTTTTTGACAACTTCTACTACAAGAACTTGCTGAACAAGAAGGGTGTTCTGCATTCTGATCAGCAATTGTTCAATGGAGGCTCAGCAGACTCCCAGACTACCACCTACTCTTCAAACATGGCAAAATTCTTCACCGATTTCAGTGCGGCGATGGTGAAGATGAGCAACATTAGTCCCCTCACTGGATCAAGTGGACAGATAAGGAAAAACTGCAGGAAGGTGAACTAGGACTCACATTATTGCCGCCTGTGCTGGTGTGTGGTTTAGTACCTTGTAATCATCATTGAAAGGAGAAGTGTCCCTTTCATGATGCAGTAGTCTACTCCAAAGATGTATTCACTGCTTTCAAAGCATACATGTGCAAGGAATAAAATGATACGAAGAATACTTTTAATGCAGTAATTGGTCTTACCTTTCAGTGTTTCCGCATCTATCTTGAGCATGCAAGCTCACGGACAAAAGTTGCTCCGATAATGGCACAAGAATAACACTAGGAAGACTTGACCAGATCAAGGTGTATTTTGATCAAATATCGTCACTTTGGAATTGAAGGGATCAAAGATGGTACTCATAGCAGAGATACTTGGCAAGGATTCATTTTACAGTTTTGTACGGAAAAACAGGAAGCAGTTGTATACAAGAGGGTTTCCAGCTCGCATGATTCGAATCAGCACATCTAATGACATGAATACTTCCTAAAGTTGTGATTGCAGGTAAGAGTCATGACTGATGAATATTGCGTATCGCTGCATTGATACTTTTACAGTCAAAGTCCATGATCTTCATCCAGTTCTCGAAATCTCCAATTTCCTAGAGATAAAATTAAAAACCAGATgcttcagcagcagcagcaaaaaataaaaaaaatactgTATTGGATGTTTAGTTTTATGCACTGGTTCATCTATGGAAAAAATGAAACCAAACCTAAAGGAACAGGCCAAGAGCATACTAGCCCCTGGCCTAAAATTTCAGTTGGGCCATTTAATAATAGGCCTGTGAATTTCGAGGGCACGGGAGTAGCATATCATGAGTGCGAGTCACCTTCAAGACTGAGTTGATTTCGTTGGTGGCAGCCAGCCACTGGTCAGTCTGCTTTCTGTAGCGCGCGATAGTGATGAGAAGCGCGCGGGCCTCATGCTCGATGCGCTTCTCGTTGACGAAGAGCTCCTGCACCCCGCCGTCGACCGTGTCGACGAGGAGATCGGACACCCGCACCGCGCTTCTCAAGGCATCCTTCTTGGCTCTCTCTACGTGTGTGTGAAGGAAGATAGTGTCATGCTAATTTGAGAGAAGAAGTCATAGTAGCAAGGAAAGATGGGAATTTGCATAATCGAAATCAAGGGAATCTGTAGGAACCGAACACAGCGGCGTACCAGTTTGTTGGCGTTGGCGGAAGgattggtggtggtggtgttgtTGTACGATGTGGAGCAGTGCCTCTTCCAGCTCCTGCTTCccacccgccgccggcggcggcttggCTCCGTCCATCCCGTCCCAATCGCCGCCAGTCGCCGGAGCGATTcccccttttttttcttttgctccCCCCTCCTCCGAAGTGAAATCACACCCCCTGCCTTGTGAATAGTTAATGGGCCACAGCCCAGATGATATCAGAAGGCCCAACAACACCCAATTTTATTTCAGTTAATTAATTAGAATCTCAAAAAAAAGTTAATTAATTAGAGCTATCTTTTTCAAAGCCGCGGCTGTTATTAATTTGTTGTTGATTCCTGTGGTACGTATATTGTTGTGCTGGAAATTAAGTTTTGGCAAACTAATAATTCTACGTCGTTGCAGAGTTTTGGCTTTGAAAATTTTGGTTAATTATTGATTACGACATGCATTCGTGAAGTCAGCAAATTTAAAGGCCGCCCGGTCGGTGTGTCAAAATTAAATCATACTATACACAGTTGCATGGTATAAGGCCACTGCCAATGAAAATTTTATAAAGAGTTTCATAGCATTAAATTATATATCACATCATTAATTTTGCTGACATAGCAAggagggaaaaagagaaagTTTCATCCCTACGAAACTCAAGCAGCCCA
Above is a genomic segment from Panicum hallii strain FIL2 chromosome 8, PHallii_v3.1, whole genome shotgun sequence containing:
- the LOC112902386 gene encoding cationic peroxidase 1-like; amino-acid sequence: MASHKPLACSVSAFFFAASLVSSQLTANFYDKSCPNALYTIQTAVRSAVAKENRMGASLLRLHFHDCFVNGCDGSVLLDDTPTFTGEKSAVPNNNSLRGFDVIDSIKAQIEGICPQVVSCADILAVAARDSVVALGGPTWVVNLGRRDSMTASLDTANNDIPAPTLDLSDLTKLFSNKGLGTTDMIALSGGHTIGQARCVNFRDRIYSETNIDTSLVTSLKSNCPKKTGDNNISPLDASTPYVFDNFYYKNLLNKKGVLHSDQQLFNGGSADSQTTTYSSNMAKFFTDFSAAMVKMSNISPLTGSSGQIRKNCRKVN
- the LOC112902385 gene encoding biogenesis of lysosome-related organelles complex 1 subunit 1-like, whose amino-acid sequence is MDGAKPPPAAGGKQELEEALLHIVQQHHHHQSFRQRQQTERAKKDALRSAVRVSDLLVDTVDGGVQELFVNEKRIEHEARALLITIARYRKQTDQWLAATNEINSVLKEIGDFENWMKIMDFDCKSINAAIRNIHQS